A part of Cotesia glomerata isolate CgM1 linkage group LG4, MPM_Cglom_v2.3, whole genome shotgun sequence genomic DNA contains:
- the LOC123262489 gene encoding pancreatic lipase-related protein 2-like: MMNWSAIAASDYVTAVASLGYVAIDLAKMVSMLRREGVRDIHAIGFSLEAHVTEIAGYYLGKDTFNRITGLDPAKPFLMNVPLKDKLDATDAHFVDVYHTETIIEGKNEKCGHVDFYVNWGGIQPGCGSLNIVCSHLKAPIYFAESIISNIGFWGFPIDFLKLIQTRSPWILAGEYVDKNAFGSYYVGTNSHYPYAKGRSF; the protein is encoded by the coding sequence ATGATGAATTGGTCGGCTATTGCTGCCAGCGATTATGTAACTGCGGTAGCAAGCCTTGGATATGTTGCAATTGATCTCGCGAAAATGGTTTCAATGTTGAGAAGGGAAGGGGTCCGAGACATCCATGCGATTGGTTTCAGTTTAGAGGCTCATGTCACAGAAATCGCAGGCTACTACCTAGGAAAAGATACGTTCAACAGAATAACTGGTTTGGATCCAGCGAAGCCATTTCTAATGAATGTTCctttaaaagataaattagaTGCTACCGACGCTCATTTCGTAGACGTCTATCACACAGAGACGATTATCGAAgggaaaaatgaaaaatgtggACATGTTGATTTTTATGTCAATTGGGGAGGGATACAACCTGGTTGTGGTAGTCTTAACATAGTTTGCAGCCATCTTAAGGCCCCGATCTACTTTGCAGAGTCCATCATTTCAAACATCGGATTCTGGGGATTCCCTATTGATTTTCTTAAACTGATACAAACACGGAGCCCATGGATACTTGCTGGTGAATATGTTGATAAGAACGCTTTTGGAAGCTACTACGTTGGTACTAACTCACACTATCCTTATGCCAAAGGACGTAGCTTTTAG
- the LOC123262482 gene encoding uncharacterized protein LOC123262482 encodes MPNEPHKFLQIYFMGGEDSGSALANRVDARYGYNNLDSFFARRIVSELDALLNEHNELLKIFKSHMHKLESDNHAIVINPDKTPAGEHIRRFNAPVADDVAGIMVGDRTGAREIVIRRRINNLQFIADTHRSYDALQYPLIFWKGQDGYSINIKQRDPVSGAETNKNFSSKDYYAYRLMIRRGLDNVILRFRELCQQFMVDMYAKIEGERLRYLRYNQLFGGTLLVL; translated from the exons atgccaaacgaaccacataaatttttacaaatctacTTTATGGGCGGCGAGGACTCCGGAAGCGCACTAGCCAATCGGGTGGATGCACGTTATGGCTACAATAACCTTGATTCATTCTTTGCTAGACGCATCGTCAGCGAGCTGGATGCTCtattgaatgagcataatgaattgttgaaaatattcaaatcccaCATGCACAAATTAGAAAGCGATAATCAcgctattgttattaatccTGATAAAACACCAGCTGGAGAACACATTCGTAGATTCAATGCACCTGTTGCTGACGACGTTGCTGGAATCATGGTTGGCGATCGTACAGGTGCACGAGAAATTGTGATTCGTAGGAGAATTAATAATCTTCAGTTTATTGCTGATACACACCGTTCATATGACGCTCTCCAATATCCGCTAATCTTCTGGAAGGGACAAGACGGATAtagcataaatattaaacaacgagatcccgtatcag GAGCCGAAACAAACAAGAACTTCAGCTCGAAGGATTATTATGCATATAGATTGATGATTAGACGCGGGCTGGATAACGTCATTCTACGATTTCGAGAGCTTTGTCAACAATTCATGGTCGACATGTACGCGAAGATAGAAGGCGAACGACTACGATACTTACGATATAATCAACTATTTGGTGGCACTCTGTTAGTCCTTTGA
- the LOC123262436 gene encoding fidgetin-like protein 1, with product MSKLKSSSSSEDLLEHNYLAAFQELKFSKSEKNNSDKDRKCMALKYHIAKKSSDELALRLLSHDLDNYISEMEVDKDHQSRSSKLTKKALISSSITNSDILSLIKPLPCQKDASASCKSILPNDCDVNNIIGYWNGKTESPRRRKMPQFSANPGSSSPLHKQTSNLANSASGFSNSAIAPSRSTSFPSEATQEFNLLKRQEKRSHFDNLYKKYNRNNDDDEEDLPKSLTGNKDTRKMEPFRNARQIKVQEQQKANKSKYQGKTLGGKTGASKGFVNVFSKPDTEDKPEQSDRPDSQEDIDCEDERLKNIDPKMIELIRNEIMDSGSFVTWDDVAGLEKAKDIIKEAVVLPMLRPDIFTGLRRPPKGILLFGPPGTGKTLIGKCIASQSKSTFFAISSSSLTSKWVGESEKMVRALFAVARVYQPSVIFIDEIDSLLSQRSDTEHESSRRIKTEFLIHLDGATTGDDDKILLIGATNRPQELDEAARRRFVKRLYVPLPELEARKQIVRNLLANEKHSLTEEDVKTVAEKADHFSGADMTTLCKEASMGPIRSIPFDMMENIRMEDVRGTTIDDFLEAFKRVRPSVAQGDLVNYVVWDRTYGSGTAE from the exons atgagtaaattaaaatcaagtaGTTCTTCGGAAGATTTATTGGAACACAATTACTTAGCGGCGTTTCAGGAgctgaaattttcaaagtctgaaaaaaataattctgataaAGATCGCAAGTGCATGGCATTGAAATATCACATCGctaaaaaaag CTCCGACGAATTGGCGCTACGTCTTTTATCGCACGATCTAGACAACTACATTTCTGAAATGGAAGTCGACAAAGATCATCAATCCCGAAGTTCTAAACTTACAAAAAAAGCCTTGATTTCATCATCAATAACTAACTCCGACATTCTTTCTTTAATCAAACCACTACCGTGTCAAAAAGACGCTTCTGCGTCCTGCAAATCAATTTTGCCAAACGATTGTGACGTAAATAACATAATCGGCTACTGGAACGGTAAAACAGAGTCTCCACGTCGTCGAAAAATGCCTCAATTTTCCGCGAATCCAGGCAGTAGTAGTCCTTTACACAAACAAACTTCCAACTTAGCAAACTCAGCTTCCGGCTTCTCAAATTCAGCTATCGCTCCATCTAGATCAACGTCATTTCCTTCAGAAGCCACTCAAGAATTCAATTTACTAAAGCGCCAAGAAAAACGTTCGCATTTTGATAATTTGTACAAAAAATACAATCGTAACAACGACGATGACGAAGAAGATCTTCCTAAATCGTTGACCGGCAATAAAGATACTCGCAAAATGGAACCCTTTAGAAACGCGCGTCAGATTAAAGTTCAAGAGCAGCAAAAAGCGAACAAATCAAAGTATCAGGGAAAGACTCTTGGTGGTAAGACTGGTGCCAGCAAAGGATTTGTCAATGTGTTTAGCAAACCTGATACAGAAGATAAACCTGAACAATCTGATCGCCCTGATAGTCAAGAAGATATAGACTGTGAAGATGAACGTCTGAAGAATATTGATCCCAAGATGATTGAATTGATACGCAATGAAATCATGGACTCGGGTTCCTTTGTCACGTGGGATGATGTTGCAGGTCTGGAGAAGGCCAAAGATATCATTAAGGAAGCTGTGGTTTTACCGATGCTGCGTCCTGACATTTTTACTGGGCTCAGACGTCCTCCAAAGGGAATTCTGCTTTTCGGGCCACCTGGAACTGGGAAGACACTTATCGGAAAGTGCATCGCTTCGCAGAGCAAATCGACATTCTTTGCAATTTCTTCTAGCTCGTTGACGTCAAAATGGGTCGGAGAAAGCGAAAAAATGGTGCGCGCGCTGTTCGCAGTTGCACGAGTTTATCAGCCGTCGGTAATTTTTATCGACGAAATTGACTCCTTGCTAAGTCAACGTTCAGATACAGAGCATGAAAGTTCCAGAAGGATCAAGACTGAGTTTCTGATTCATCTAGATGGAGCTACTACGGGTGATGATGATAAGATTCTGCTGATCGGAGCTACTAACAGGCCCCAGGAGCTAGATGAGGCTGCTAGGAGACGATTCGTTAAGCGATTGTATGTTCCACTGCCGGAATTGGAAGCAAGAAAGCAGATTGTCAGGAATTTGTTAGCCAATGAGAAACACAGTTTGACGGAAGAAGATGTTAAGACGGTCGCGGAAAAGGCAGATCATTTTTCGGGTGCTGATATGACGACATTGTGCAAAGAAGCAAGCATGGGTCCGATTAGAAGCATTCCTTTTGATATGATGGAGAACATTAGGATGGAAGACGTCAGAGGCACCactattgatgattttttggaAGCGTTCAAGAGAGTTAGACCTAGCGTCGCGCAAGGAGATTTGGTCAATTATGTCGTCTGGGATAGAACTTACGGCAGTGGTACTGCTGAATag